In a single window of the Pelagibacterium sp. 26DY04 genome:
- a CDS encoding TetR/AcrR family transcriptional regulator codes for MGRRQTIDRGALLDAAERVVMREGAGQLTIDGVAAEARVSKGGVLYAFPTKDALIDAMFDRVFAAGDRIAEAVVARSGDTPEARIRGYVEASRDAADTMTERSIALIVNFMRSPQYRASANEYYGKLLGQLDTSTPRGRKVRLALLAAEGAFLLRGFDFHPIGEDQWRDIHDDILDLLLR; via the coding sequence ATGGGCAGAAGGCAGACAATCGACCGAGGCGCGTTGCTGGACGCGGCCGAACGCGTGGTGATGAGGGAAGGCGCGGGGCAACTGACCATCGACGGGGTGGCGGCCGAAGCGAGGGTCTCCAAGGGCGGGGTTTTATATGCGTTTCCCACCAAGGATGCGCTGATCGACGCCATGTTCGACCGCGTCTTCGCGGCCGGCGACAGGATCGCCGAGGCGGTGGTGGCGCGCTCGGGCGACACGCCCGAAGCCCGCATAAGGGGGTATGTGGAGGCCAGCCGGGACGCCGCCGACACCATGACCGAGCGCAGCATCGCGCTGATCGTCAATTTCATGCGTTCGCCGCAATACCGGGCCAGCGCCAACGAATATTACGGCAAGCTGCTGGGGCAGCTCGATACGTCCACGCCGCGCGGACGGAAGGTGCGGCTGGCGCTCCTGGCCGCCGAGGGCGCATTCCTTTTGCGCGGCTTCGATTTCCATCCCATCGGCGAGGACCAGTGGCGGGATATCCACGACGATATCCTCGACCTATTGCTGCGGTGA
- a CDS encoding helix-turn-helix domain-containing protein, translating to MAKPIHLDGAHPDCRAARDLLIIIGSKWAVLVVSMLAIRPMRFSELKREIGDITQKSLTAVLRELEKDGIVERTVTPIIPPRVDYGLTDLGKSLLGPINALADWAAENQSAVAEARARFEQA from the coding sequence TTGGCGAAACCGATCCATCTCGACGGAGCACATCCCGACTGCCGCGCGGCACGGGACCTGCTCATCATCATTGGCAGCAAATGGGCCGTCCTGGTTGTGTCCATGCTGGCGATCCGCCCCATGCGCTTTTCCGAACTCAAGCGCGAGATCGGCGACATCACCCAGAAATCGCTCACCGCCGTACTGCGGGAGCTGGAAAAGGACGGCATCGTCGAGCGCACCGTCACCCCCATCATCCCGCCTCGCGTCGATTACGGCCTCACCGATCTAGGCAAATCCCTCCTCGGCCCCATCAACGCGCTGGCCGACTGGGCCGCCGAAAACCAGTCAGCCGTTGCCGAGGCAAGGGCCAGGTTCGAACAAGCCTGA
- a CDS encoding NAD(P)H-dependent oxidoreductase, giving the protein MTVNLKIIIGSTRPGRVGPTIARWVEAFASEREQFDVELVDLAEVGLPLLDEAAIPFFGQYQHEHTKRWSTIVSQADAFVFVTPEYNFFPPASLVNAIQVLLAEWGRKPAGIVSYGGISAGLRSAQALRQLLGNVNVHALAQMVPIPNFAEFIGEDGVFRPNQPMEEGAAGMLEELHKWAAALKPLRQAEAGDGAHTEAA; this is encoded by the coding sequence ATGACCGTCAATCTCAAGATCATCATCGGCAGCACGCGGCCCGGACGCGTCGGCCCGACAATCGCGCGCTGGGTGGAAGCGTTCGCTTCGGAACGGGAACAATTCGACGTCGAACTCGTCGATCTGGCGGAGGTCGGGCTGCCGCTGCTGGACGAAGCGGCAATACCGTTTTTCGGGCAGTACCAGCATGAGCATACCAAACGCTGGAGCACGATTGTTTCGCAGGCCGATGCGTTCGTCTTCGTCACACCTGAGTATAATTTTTTCCCGCCCGCCAGCCTTGTGAACGCCATCCAGGTGCTGCTGGCCGAATGGGGGCGCAAGCCGGCCGGGATCGTGAGCTATGGCGGGATCTCGGCCGGCTTGCGGTCGGCCCAGGCACTGCGCCAGCTTCTGGGCAACGTCAACGTGCACGCCCTGGCGCAGATGGTGCCGATTCCGAACTTTGCCGAGTTCATCGGGGAGGACGGGGTGTTCCGTCCCAACCAGCCGATGGAGGAAGGGGCCGCAGGCATGCTCGAGGAGCTTCATAAATGGGCGGCGGCCCTCAAGCCGTTGCGGCAGGCTGAGGCCGGGGACGGCGCCCATACCGAGGCGGCGTAG
- a CDS encoding MFS transporter encodes MSVTEPNETLTQQGPDARAWLALAVLTVPIFMVAIDMSVLFLALPSIAADLAPTATQQLWTLHIGDLLSASLVLTAGTLADRIGPRRLLAIGMIAYGSFSLLAAFSPNAETLILARGLIGIAAVTVAPATMVLLRHAFPTDRQLATAVAVFMAAFSGGAAFGPPIGGVLLEHFSWGAIFLANVPVSILVLAAMPLLPAIGTGKGGPIDLLSVGLSLAAIALLVYGLQEMAAAGFAWSYALMIATAVLIGAVFVRRQLKLSEPMFDMRLFANPGFAAALTMLLLFLMALGACYMQFAQYLQSVLGFSPLEAGVLLTIPAALQVASTVLAPRLLDWMRPATAIAGGAVLALAGAIIVLVGMSLPREVASVVLVLGESITSVGGGPIFALSAGIIIASAPVNRTGAASGAQEVAGSLGNALGLAVGGSLAVIVYQASLTVGPDAREAIESVGRAVALAQTLPGAEGRALLKAARHAFTDATYTVYLYAIVLYLGFIAVTLGGLRNVRLDNAPAG; translated from the coding sequence ATGTCCGTTACAGAACCAAATGAAACCCTCACCCAGCAGGGACCGGATGCGCGTGCCTGGCTCGCGCTGGCTGTCCTCACCGTGCCGATTTTCATGGTCGCCATCGACATGTCGGTGCTGTTTCTTGCGCTGCCATCGATTGCCGCCGATCTGGCGCCCACGGCGACACAGCAACTCTGGACGCTCCATATCGGCGACCTCTTGAGTGCCTCGCTCGTCCTTACGGCGGGCACGCTGGCGGATCGGATCGGGCCGCGCCGGCTTTTGGCAATCGGCATGATCGCCTATGGCAGTTTTTCGCTGCTGGCGGCGTTTTCGCCCAACGCAGAGACCCTGATCCTGGCGCGCGGGCTGATCGGGATCGCCGCGGTCACCGTTGCGCCGGCAACCATGGTGCTGTTGCGCCATGCTTTCCCAACCGACCGGCAGCTCGCGACGGCAGTGGCGGTGTTCATGGCCGCGTTTTCGGGAGGCGCCGCATTCGGGCCGCCCATTGGCGGAGTGTTGCTCGAACATTTCTCCTGGGGCGCCATCTTCCTGGCCAACGTGCCGGTAAGCATCCTTGTCCTGGCGGCGATGCCGCTTCTGCCCGCGATCGGAACGGGCAAAGGCGGACCCATAGATCTCTTGAGTGTAGGCCTCTCGCTCGCGGCCATCGCGCTTCTGGTTTATGGATTGCAGGAAATGGCGGCGGCGGGTTTTGCCTGGTCCTACGCGCTGATGATCGCGACCGCGGTGTTGATCGGCGCGGTATTCGTGCGGCGGCAACTGAAGCTTTCCGAACCCATGTTCGACATGCGCCTTTTCGCCAATCCGGGCTTTGCGGCGGCGCTGACGATGCTGCTGCTGTTCCTGATGGCGCTGGGCGCCTGCTACATGCAGTTCGCGCAATACCTGCAATCGGTGCTGGGCTTTTCTCCGCTGGAGGCGGGAGTGCTGCTGACCATTCCGGCAGCGCTGCAGGTCGCGTCGACAGTTCTGGCGCCGCGCCTGCTCGACTGGATGCGGCCGGCGACCGCCATTGCCGGCGGGGCGGTGCTCGCTCTTGCCGGCGCCATCATCGTTCTGGTCGGTATGTCGCTGCCGCGCGAGGTGGCGAGCGTGGTTCTGGTGCTGGGGGAATCGATAACCTCGGTGGGCGGCGGTCCGATCTTTGCGCTCAGCGCCGGAATCATCATCGCCAGCGCTCCCGTTAATCGCACGGGTGCGGCGAGCGGCGCGCAGGAGGTGGCGGGCAGCCTCGGCAATGCGCTGGGGTTGGCGGTGGGCGGGAGCCTGGCGGTGATCGTCTATCAGGCGTCGCTGACGGTCGGGCCGGACGCACGGGAAGCAATCGAAAGCGTGGGTCGGGCCGTGGCGCTGGCCCAAACCCTGCCCGGCGCCGAGGGACGGGCGTTGCTCAAAGCAGCGCGGCATGCCTTCACCGACGCCACCTATACGGTCTATCTCTATGCCATAGTTCTCTATCTCGGCTTTATCGCCGTAACGTTGGGAGGGCTGCGAAACGTACGGCTCGACAACGCGCCGGCTGGTTGA
- the soxR gene encoding redox-sensitive transcriptional activator SoxR, producing MPEDVLTITQVSRRSGVAASALRYYEERGLIAAERIGSGNRRFPRHTLRRLAFIVFAQKLGMTLDEIKAELDKLPTDHVPTGRDWSRLSEPWTCRIDAQIAQLKRLKEGLSTCIGCGCLSLKSCKVLNPDDAAFQGGSGPRYWIEDPRGEQ from the coding sequence ATGCCCGAAGACGTTCTCACCATCACCCAAGTTTCGCGGCGCTCCGGCGTCGCGGCCTCGGCGCTGCGCTATTATGAGGAACGCGGGCTGATCGCCGCCGAACGCATCGGGAGCGGCAACCGCCGCTTTCCGCGCCATACCCTGCGGCGGCTGGCCTTCATTGTCTTCGCGCAAAAGCTCGGCATGACGCTCGACGAGATAAAGGCCGAACTCGACAAGCTGCCGACAGATCACGTTCCCACCGGCCGCGACTGGTCGCGGCTGTCCGAGCCCTGGACGTGCCGGATCGATGCGCAGATCGCCCAGCTCAAGCGCCTCAAGGAGGGGCTTTCCACCTGCATCGGCTGCGGCTGCCTGTCGCTCAAATCGTGCAAGGTGCTCAATCCCGACGATGCCGCATTCCAGGGCGGCTCGGGACCGCGCTACTGGATCGAAGACCCTCGGGGAGAGCAATGA
- a CDS encoding cupin domain-containing protein: MMSKLRKFTADRLDWQSFPGKAIAIAQAVAEEDGGDLSAYFARLGKDETADLPVPYAEIWVVMSGALTLHSGGETFTAGAGEVLHVPADTPGEVAVEADTELVCVSVPAH, encoded by the coding sequence ATGATGTCCAAACTGCGCAAATTCACCGCCGATCGCCTTGATTGGCAGTCGTTTCCAGGCAAGGCCATTGCCATTGCCCAAGCGGTCGCCGAGGAGGACGGCGGTGACCTCAGCGCGTATTTTGCAAGGCTCGGCAAGGACGAAACCGCCGATCTGCCCGTCCCCTACGCTGAAATATGGGTGGTGATGAGCGGCGCGCTCACCCTCCACTCGGGCGGGGAAACGTTCACGGCCGGGGCGGGGGAGGTGCTTCACGTGCCGGCGGATACGCCGGGGGAGGTGGCGGTGGAGGCCGATACCGAGCTGGTCTGCGTGTCGGTGCCCGCCCATTGA
- a CDS encoding methyl-accepting chemotaxis protein → MLKIVTGSIGRRMSFLLVMFVVGLVALASFQLSSTHRNLIELKKQEIQSVVQASVSMLDSFNARVQSGELTLEEAQTQAKAALTAINYSGDDYVFAVTHDYIMVVNQNPDVVDTNMRDRTDSNGKRFIEEYTDGARLNGSIFTTFGFSGNGEIGEVDKLTYVQNYAPWEWAIGTGVLQTDIDAIYTNNVITSGGIAIAIIAFLSVAGWLLSRSLTKPINALNAQMVQIADNQFDVEVTGTGRADELGTMARAVEVFRENGKKVAEMTEAEAARIFADQKARTEMMAELQQAFGDVVDAAIAGDFSKRVPAKFPDAELNALAGSVNTLVETVDEGLDETSQVLGALANTDLTRRMEGNYQGAFSKLKSDINSVADKLGEIVGQLRETSNALKLATSEILSGANDLSERTIKQAATIEETSAAMEQLATTVVDNAKKAGNASEKANAVSRAAEEGGQVMTDANHAMERITTSSAKISNIIGMIDDIAFQTNLLALNASVEAARAGEAGKGFAVVAVEVRRLAQSSAEASSEVKALIDQSAMEVNAGTKLVAEAAGKLSTMLEAIRATNTLMDGIARDSQEQAAAIEQVNVAVRQMDEMTQHNAALVEEINASIEQTERQAVELDRVVDVFTLTETRRQAEPEPAPAAGAKSLQQNVRTAAKTYLSHGNAAVKDDDWSEF, encoded by the coding sequence ATGCTCAAGATCGTCACCGGCAGCATCGGCCGCCGCATGTCGTTTTTGCTCGTAATGTTTGTCGTCGGCCTCGTCGCACTTGCGAGCTTCCAGCTTTCCAGCACCCACCGCAATCTGATCGAGCTTAAAAAGCAGGAGATCCAGAGCGTCGTCCAGGCGAGCGTTTCCATGCTCGATAGCTTCAACGCCCGTGTCCAATCCGGCGAATTGACGCTTGAGGAGGCCCAGACGCAGGCCAAGGCCGCTCTGACCGCGATCAACTATTCGGGCGACGACTACGTCTTCGCCGTGACCCACGACTACATCATGGTGGTCAACCAGAACCCCGACGTCGTGGACACCAACATGCGCGACCGCACCGATTCCAACGGCAAGCGGTTCATCGAGGAATATACCGACGGCGCCCGTCTCAACGGCTCGATCTTCACGACCTTCGGTTTCTCCGGCAACGGCGAGATCGGTGAAGTGGACAAGCTCACCTATGTGCAGAATTACGCGCCCTGGGAATGGGCCATCGGCACCGGCGTCCTCCAGACCGACATCGACGCGATCTACACCAACAACGTGATCACGAGCGGCGGCATCGCCATTGCGATCATCGCCTTCCTCTCGGTTGCCGGCTGGCTACTCTCGCGCAGCCTCACAAAGCCCATCAACGCGCTCAACGCCCAGATGGTCCAGATCGCCGACAACCAGTTCGACGTGGAAGTGACCGGCACCGGTCGTGCCGACGAACTGGGCACCATGGCCCGTGCCGTCGAGGTGTTCCGCGAGAACGGCAAGAAAGTCGCCGAGATGACCGAGGCCGAAGCCGCCCGCATCTTCGCCGACCAGAAGGCCCGCACCGAAATGATGGCCGAGCTGCAGCAGGCTTTCGGCGATGTTGTCGATGCCGCCATCGCCGGCGATTTCTCCAAGCGCGTTCCGGCCAAGTTCCCCGATGCCGAGCTCAACGCGCTCGCCGGCTCGGTCAACACCCTGGTCGAGACCGTCGATGAGGGCCTTGACGAAACCAGCCAGGTTCTGGGCGCCCTCGCCAATACCGACCTCACCCGCCGCATGGAAGGGAACTATCAGGGCGCCTTCTCCAAGCTCAAATCCGACATCAACTCGGTGGCCGACAAGCTCGGCGAGATCGTCGGCCAGCTCCGCGAGACCTCCAACGCCCTGAAACTGGCGACCAGCGAGATCCTCTCGGGCGCCAACGACCTCTCCGAGCGCACCATCAAGCAAGCGGCGACCATCGAGGAAACCTCGGCCGCCATGGAGCAGCTCGCCACCACCGTGGTCGACAACGCCAAGAAGGCCGGCAATGCCAGCGAGAAGGCCAACGCCGTCTCCCGCGCCGCCGAGGAAGGCGGTCAGGTGATGACCGACGCCAACCACGCCATGGAGCGCATCACCACCTCTTCGGCCAAGATCTCCAACATCATCGGCATGATCGACGACATCGCCTTCCAGACCAACCTCCTGGCCCTCAACGCTTCGGTCGAAGCGGCACGCGCCGGTGAGGCGGGCAAGGGCTTTGCCGTGGTGGCCGTGGAAGTGCGGCGCCTCGCCCAGTCCTCGGCGGAAGCCTCCAGCGAGGTCAAGGCGCTGATCGACCAGAGCGCCATGGAGGTCAATGCCGGCACCAAGCTCGTGGCCGAAGCTGCCGGTAAGCTCTCGACCATGCTCGAAGCTATCCGCGCCACCAACACGCTGATGGACGGCATCGCCCGCGACAGCCAGGAACAGGCCGCCGCCATCGAGCAGGTCAATGTCGCGGTCCGGCAGATGGACGAGATGACCCAGCACAACGCAGCCCTGGTCGAAGAGATCAACGCCTCGATCGAGCAGACCGAACGCCAGGCGGTCGAACTCGACCGTGTGGTCGATGTCTTCACGCTCACCGAAACCCGCCGCCAGGCCGAGCCCGAACCGGCTCCGGCCGCCGGCGCCAAGAGCCTGCAGCAGAACGTGCGCACCGCCGCCAAGACCTACCTCAGTCACGGCAACGCGGCCGTCAAGGACGACGACTGGTCCGAGTTCTGA
- a CDS encoding GGDEF domain-containing protein, whose translation MQLDFVTLYVIILLNSASFAVVWLLFAYKHPSIKAARYWLAGLLMSCCSGPLLFLGGAGGLANMGLALVAGSFAIMWQGLEVFYGRRFSAAVVGAVLATTWAALAAFGYSQITINIIAAISQIVPLAMAVATLWRHGRGSAGASVAIAAPAIAILGQSGEAVSNTLRLFGLLSTDSYYDFAAWFLVCAIIGGSIWHLGFLLMVVDQMRSNLIKLATSDDLTGLPNRRGLREKMLICEKSARHTNTGAVLMMIDLDKFKSINDRYGHAAGDAALIHIANLTRDLLRADDILARLGGDEFCALLPDIDRSEAVRIAQRFTDTLADTPLKWKGRDVPVSASVGITEWRPGGRLSLPESLERADERMFGIKRSNHAALALSA comes from the coding sequence ATGCAACTCGACTTCGTTACCCTGTACGTCATCATCCTGCTCAACTCGGCAAGCTTTGCCGTCGTTTGGCTGCTCTTCGCTTACAAACATCCCTCCATAAAGGCCGCCCGCTATTGGCTCGCCGGATTGCTGATGAGTTGCTGCAGCGGGCCATTGCTCTTTCTGGGAGGTGCGGGCGGCCTGGCCAACATGGGCTTGGCCCTCGTCGCCGGCAGCTTTGCCATCATGTGGCAGGGACTCGAGGTTTTTTACGGCCGGCGCTTCAGCGCCGCCGTGGTCGGCGCAGTTCTTGCAACCACATGGGCCGCCTTGGCCGCATTCGGATACAGCCAGATCACGATCAACATCATCGCCGCGATCAGCCAAATCGTCCCGCTGGCGATGGCGGTCGCCACCCTCTGGCGTCATGGCAGGGGTTCGGCGGGAGCAAGCGTGGCTATCGCAGCCCCGGCGATCGCCATCCTCGGGCAAAGTGGGGAAGCGGTTTCCAATACGTTGCGCCTTTTCGGCCTGCTTTCGACGGACTCCTATTATGATTTCGCCGCATGGTTTCTGGTTTGCGCCATCATCGGCGGCAGCATCTGGCATCTGGGCTTCCTTCTCATGGTGGTCGATCAGATGAGATCGAACCTCATCAAGCTCGCCACCAGCGACGATCTGACCGGCCTGCCCAACCGGCGCGGCCTGCGCGAAAAAATGTTGATCTGCGAGAAATCGGCGCGGCACACGAACACCGGCGCAGTGCTGATGATGATCGACCTGGACAAGTTCAAGTCGATCAACGACCGGTACGGCCATGCAGCAGGCGACGCCGCCCTGATCCATATCGCCAATCTCACCCGCGACCTTTTGCGCGCCGATGACATCCTTGCCAGGCTGGGAGGCGACGAGTTTTGCGCCCTGCTTCCCGATATCGACCGCAGCGAGGCGGTACGGATCGCCCAACGGTTCACAGACACCCTTGCCGATACGCCTCTCAAGTGGAAAGGTCGGGACGTACCGGTATCGGCGAGCGTGGGCATCACCGAATGGCGCCCCGGTGGCCGGTTGAGCTTGCCGGAGAGTCTCGAGCGGGCCGATGAGCGCATGTTCGGCATCAAGCGCAGCAATCATGCCGCGCTGGCGCTGAGCGCCTAG
- a CDS encoding type VI secretion system-associated protein TagO, giving the protein MAGRRLVATLMALTGAVAPMAAIAQPSPERCAAIGPATERLACYDSLFRSDQFTGGDETEDTPAQGMWASGVEVSQIEGTELPFATLQSEQLIPAMPRGRAPARLTILCQDDAPVVQFAFAGQFMGTPTSQSGTITLQYDRQPPRSQSLQLSPDRMAIGFYEPDAARAVIDQLLQTERLYVRATPQAQRSVTISFLMEGIEAAIEPVRDACGV; this is encoded by the coding sequence ATGGCGGGACGACGGCTGGTCGCAACCCTGATGGCGCTGACGGGAGCAGTGGCGCCCATGGCGGCAATTGCCCAGCCTTCGCCCGAGCGCTGCGCGGCCATCGGGCCGGCCACCGAACGGCTGGCATGCTATGATTCCCTGTTCCGGTCCGATCAGTTCACGGGAGGGGACGAGACCGAGGATACGCCCGCCCAGGGCATGTGGGCGAGCGGTGTGGAAGTGTCCCAGATCGAGGGGACGGAGCTGCCCTTTGCCACACTGCAATCGGAACAGCTTATCCCGGCCATGCCGCGCGGGCGGGCGCCGGCGCGGCTGACGATCCTTTGCCAGGACGATGCGCCGGTGGTTCAGTTCGCCTTTGCCGGCCAGTTCATGGGCACACCCACCTCCCAGAGCGGGACGATCACGCTGCAATACGACCGCCAGCCGCCGCGCAGCCAATCACTTCAATTGAGCCCCGACCGCATGGCGATCGGGTTCTACGAGCCCGACGCGGCGCGGGCGGTGATCGACCAATTGCTGCAGACCGAAAGGCTCTATGTGCGCGCCACGCCCCAGGCCCAGCGGTCGGTGACCATCAGCTTTCTGATGGAAGGAATCGAGGCGGCGATCGAGCCGGTGCGGGACGCCTGCGGGGTATAA
- a CDS encoding glucose/sorbosone family PQQ-dependent dehydrogenase produces MATRYKSDAGRASIARIIAGGAVAAALMLSTSLATAQVTPVEVPQGQNDLFSSRVLTTALSNPWAMRWGPDNQVWVTERTSGEVTRIDPTTGAQQLLLTIEDVYTGPQHEGLLGLALHPELLQDTGNDYIYLSYTVNNGTAEEPDPSAQIVRYTWDNTLQQLVDPQIVIEGLPAWNDHNAGRVVIGPDMKLYYSIGEQGANFGRNLRRPNMAQVLPTAEEVEAQDWHTYSGKILRMELDGSIPEDNPEIEGVQSHVYSYGHRNPQGINFGPDGTLYEVEHGPASDDEFNIIQPGGNYGWPNVAGFIDDQAYTYINWSEAPEGVDTNTDPLPDDVPQFAESDFEGEMVDPIATYFTVEDGYEFGQICGYICDPTVAPSSVLYYEAGEDGIAEWDNSILIPTLKHGTLYVQHLTEDGQEADGLPEAWLSTQNRYRDVIVSPDGRTVFIATDAFGSAAQKFGEGLNTSVLHNPGSILMFTYGEEGGSLGVTTGNYAGATATGGGENVQEWEDPNTGNEAPAEGEEAAGDEAAAAGVTEESDVTEVANLGAPKYAANCAMCHGPAGQGGAGAVLAGNGELADAEFVANTIVHGFGYMPAFGNQLSDDDIAQIGTFIRNNWGNDFGVLTTEQVAAAR; encoded by the coding sequence ATGGCGACGCGGTACAAATCAGACGCGGGCCGGGCTTCGATTGCACGGATCATTGCCGGGGGCGCCGTCGCGGCCGCTCTCATGCTCTCAACGAGTCTCGCAACGGCGCAGGTGACCCCGGTCGAGGTTCCCCAGGGGCAGAACGACCTCTTCTCCTCTCGCGTTTTGACCACTGCCTTGTCCAACCCCTGGGCAATGCGCTGGGGGCCCGATAACCAGGTCTGGGTGACCGAGCGCACCAGCGGGGAAGTGACGCGGATCGATCCGACGACCGGCGCACAGCAGCTTCTTCTCACCATCGAGGACGTCTATACCGGTCCCCAGCACGAGGGCCTGCTCGGCCTGGCGCTGCACCCCGAACTGCTCCAGGACACCGGCAACGATTATATCTACCTGTCCTATACGGTGAACAACGGCACCGCCGAGGAACCCGATCCTTCCGCGCAGATCGTGCGCTATACCTGGGATAACACTCTCCAGCAGCTCGTCGACCCGCAGATCGTGATCGAGGGCCTGCCGGCCTGGAACGACCACAATGCCGGGCGCGTCGTGATCGGGCCTGACATGAAGCTCTATTATTCGATCGGTGAGCAGGGCGCCAATTTCGGCCGCAATCTGCGCCGTCCGAACATGGCTCAGGTTCTGCCGACCGCCGAAGAGGTCGAAGCCCAGGATTGGCACACCTATTCGGGCAAGATCCTGCGCATGGAACTCGACGGTTCGATCCCCGAGGACAATCCCGAGATCGAGGGCGTCCAGAGCCATGTCTATAGCTATGGTCACCGCAACCCGCAGGGCATCAACTTCGGGCCGGACGGCACGCTCTATGAAGTCGAACACGGTCCGGCCTCGGACGACGAGTTCAACATCATCCAGCCGGGCGGCAATTATGGCTGGCCCAATGTCGCCGGGTTCATCGACGACCAGGCCTACACCTATATCAACTGGAGCGAGGCGCCCGAAGGCGTGGACACCAACACCGATCCGCTGCCCGACGATGTGCCGCAATTCGCCGAAAGCGATTTCGAGGGCGAGATGGTCGATCCGATCGCGACCTATTTCACAGTCGAGGATGGGTATGAGTTCGGCCAGATCTGCGGCTATATCTGCGATCCCACCGTCGCGCCCTCCTCGGTGCTCTATTACGAGGCCGGGGAAGACGGCATTGCCGAATGGGACAATTCGATCCTGATCCCGACTTTGAAGCACGGCACGCTCTATGTGCAGCACCTGACCGAAGACGGCCAGGAAGCCGATGGGCTGCCCGAAGCCTGGCTTTCGACCCAGAACCGTTATCGTGACGTCATCGTTTCGCCCGACGGGCGCACGGTGTTCATCGCGACCGACGCCTTCGGTTCGGCGGCCCAGAAGTTCGGCGAAGGGCTCAACACTTCGGTGCTGCACAACCCCGGCTCGATCCTGATGTTCACCTATGGTGAAGAGGGCGGTTCGCTGGGCGTGACCACGGGCAACTATGCGGGCGCCACGGCGACCGGCGGTGGCGAGAACGTGCAGGAATGGGAAGACCCCAACACCGGCAACGAGGCTCCCGCCGAAGGCGAAGAGGCCGCTGGTGACGAAGCCGCCGCTGCTGGCGTGACCGAAGAGTCCGACGTGACCGAAGTGGCCAATCTCGGTGCCCCGAAATATGCCGCCAACTGCGCCATGTGCCACGGCCCTGCCGGCCAGGGCGGCGCGGGCGCGGTGCTCGCCGGCAATGGCGAACTGGCCGATGCCGAATTCGTCGCCAACACGATCGTCCACGGCTTTGGCTACATGCCGGCCTTCGGCAATCAGCTCAGCGACGACGACATCGCCCAGATCGGCACCTTCATCCGCAACAATTGGGGCAATGATTTCGGTGTTCTGACCACCGAACAGGTTGCTGCCGCGCGCTGA
- a CDS encoding VOC family protein, translating to MSTLKDKASSAMVAVSDIDRARAFYSDTLGLELEEDGMGGVLVYRTGSTYLLVYPSDFAGTNKANAVVWDCGEDIEAIVADLRGKGVRFEHYPEMGADYADGIHKADNFRMAWFKDPDGNILHLNSA from the coding sequence ATGAGTACACTCAAGGACAAGGCCTCCTCCGCCATGGTCGCCGTCAGCGATATCGACCGGGCCAGGGCGTTCTACAGCGACACGCTGGGACTCGAACTCGAAGAGGACGGTATGGGCGGCGTGCTGGTCTACAGGACCGGCTCGACCTATCTGCTGGTCTATCCGTCCGACTTCGCGGGGACCAACAAGGCCAATGCGGTGGTGTGGGATTGCGGCGAGGATATCGAAGCGATCGTTGCCGATCTGCGCGGCAAGGGCGTGCGCTTCGAGCACTACCCGGAGATGGGCGCCGACTATGCCGATGGCATCCACAAGGCCGACAATTTCCGCATGGCCTGGTTCAAGGACCCGGACGGCAACATCCTGCATTTGAACAGCGCCTGA